Within Populus trichocarpa isolate Nisqually-1 chromosome 6, P.trichocarpa_v4.1, whole genome shotgun sequence, the genomic segment ACCCCCATTATAAGCGATCATCTCTTGTTCTTAGACGTCACAACAAGCCCCATCTCTTCTTCTCGACCCTTTATTGCCAATTAATAGTATTTGGCTAATTATTCACTCTCCCTCTAGCTAGGGCCATGGATTTCCAACCAAATACTTCTCTACATCTAAGCCTACCAAGCAATCAACTAAACCTAGAACTTGTACTTGAgccatcttcttcatcatcacgTCATAGTCCAGCAGAACCTCGAATTTTCTCATGCAACTATTGCCAAAGAAAGTTTTATAGCTCACAAGCTCTTGGTGGTCACCAAAATGCTCACAAGCTTGAGAGAACCTTAGCCAAGAAGAGCAGAGAGATGAGTTCATCCGTACGGGCACACGGAGGATCGAACCCACGGTCAGAATCATCATATAGCATGAGTGGCTCAACCTATCCTCGAGACCATCAGCCAGCC encodes:
- the LOC18100513 gene encoding zinc finger protein 2, with translation MDFQPNTSLHLSLPSNQLNLELVLEPSSSSSRHSPAEPRIFSCNYCQRKFYSSQALGGHQNAHKLERTLAKKSREMSSSVRAHGGSNPRSESSYSMSGSTYPRDHQPALAGFEHHGHAGRIVGGLSYGRTEMNYGSREGIGGSWSMVYRTENVQEELSQLDLSLRL